Genomic DNA from Apis mellifera strain DH4 linkage group LG6, Amel_HAv3.1, whole genome shotgun sequence:
TCTACCTAACTATTCGAACAATAATGATAGCAGTagcatcaataattatattagtatttatcgtcataataataatattaattacacgaaGAAGATATTCATACGCGTAATAAATTGGCGCACACTGTAcaacatattatatactatatatttatcgccGATGAcgactattaataataattactatatcaaacttatttattttaatatttcgattttattgttttactttttcttatttcacttatatatatatatatatatatatatatatatatatatatatatgtatgtatatatatatacatatatatatatatatatatatatatgcatgtatattttttttgtatttttattttgctgcGTATGAAATGTTTGATCATATCGATGATGGCGCTGAGCATTCTTTCTTTCAGTGACTAATAAGATTTTCGAAATCGTATAAAATGGATCTACCCTAGCATACGATATACACAACCGGAACCACTACGAGCGATCGCGTGATTTGGAAGGGGCAAGGTCCATTttgtttccattttccattctCTAACTTCAGTTCTGTTTCTTCCAAAATGAAAAACATGTAATATGCAAACTGTATTAACCGCACAGTGATTCGCTTTGTTTGTATATCACTTTATGGcagataaatctaaaaaaagtatttaatgtattctcattcttcctttttttgtttattatgtttttttttcatttttaactttttttaaatttttattttaattgttgcaAGATTGATTCCCAACTTGTGCCATTTTTGCTCGATTTAAAGTAAAGATATAGTAGTGACCATATTTATGACATACAGTGCGGGCCGAGTggtggagaagaaaaaaaaaaaaaagagaacgaagaaataacaaagaatCATTTTAGATTTGTGAAGCATAAatggtctctctctcttagcagaaaaattaataattcatttctttctaattctaaCGAGACTCTTTgaacaaacataaaataaaaaaaaataaaaaaaaaaaaaaaaagaaaagaaaaaaaaagaaaaaaaagaacaaaaagaaagaaattggcgAGTAGCAGATCTTATTTACGATTCGCGGCAGTTTGTGGACAGTCTGTgctaatctttttctttcttcctgccggcagaaaaaagaaatatagtcTTTTCCGGACGTGGCACATGATAAGCCCTTACTAACTTTTTGGACCCTCTTCTCGCATTcgcatttgtattttttttttttttttttttgtttgtttgtttgtttaatcTAATTCTTAAACTGGACGACACACTTGGACGTGCGCACGGTAAGtaactaattattatagaGTTAATTACTGTTTTTTCAATTgtcttctttcttcattttttattctattattcttttttcatccccCTATAGGAGGGTCAGAGTTCTCGAAGAAATACGTTCCTACGTATTTCAGCTCGAGCAGTTTATGTCTAGCTCTTCGCGAAtgcccttcttttttctcattgttttctctctctcttcggatggacttttatttcattcctttttttttttttctttcatttcctttttttcccccgaaaTGTACCGATTGTCGTTAAAAAGCccctttttttatcgatgtaGTTACCATTGGTCGAAGTAGCACGCAAGCGCGTCACGACGATCGCTCGCGATCACACGAAAGCGCAAGTCGAAGAGATCATCACAGTCGCGCGCACAAATCAATTATAGAAGAGAAATCTTCGACTTTCGCAATTTTTAACAACAGCATGAAGGTTTCTTGTTTGTTGCAACCCCGGCTCAGACAGTACTTGACTTTTGTTTTCGACGACAGAACCAGGAACCATATGGACCGTTTTAGATCAGCCTTGGAACATGCCGAGAAAATGCAAATTCTGCGACAACGAAGACAGTAACGTACCGACAATTGAGAAAAGATTGAATATAAGAGGCGGCCTTTTCAGTTTGTGTCAGTAGTGCAAACTGTCCATCTCCTTAATTTCGTTGGTACCATTAGCATTACTGCTATTTGTCATCCCACCGCCACAGTTTTGCGTGTCGTACTCCAATACTAGCCGTTTAATGTGACTTAGCTTCTCGTGCAGATAATGAAATCGACGTTTTATCTCTTTATGTACAGGGTCCCGTTTAGTTTCGTTATAGTCGTGCAAAATTTGCCGTCTTACTTcctataaaatacaaatataaaaataattaaaatctttaacagtagtataatatattataataatattctattatcctATATCATTatcctatatattatttaacataaatacaGTACCTCGTACTCTTCCCAGTTCCCAGAGGCTTCTTCTTGTTTCAAACGTTCCTGAAGCTGCGTGAACCGTTTAGACACATTTGCTACTTGAGCATGCAACCGTCGATACTCTTCATAATCAGCATTAAATTCTGCTTTGTAACGTCTTCTCTGTTCTGAACTACTTATTGTCGTGTAATAcctataaacaatttattaaatacgtcatatacatacatatatatataataacatttatattttgttcaatgATATACAAATTCAACTtcattgagaaaaataaaattgaaattctgatttctttatttttatctccattattatatatattaatgtaaacaataaatagaatattaaaataatcatttgtagtaaaattatctttctttgatgaatatcattgaatcattttattaatttttaaaatgtttacgtGAGGTAGTCCGGATATTCCGACGATTTAGGACTTTCAGGTAATTCAAGAGCACAAGACGATGTACTGACAGTGTTATCCTCGGTGGCTGTGTAATCAGGGGCGGTTAAATCATTGTAGGAGTTACCACCTGTCCCGttgcttttctttcttgaGTCACGATCCCTTTCGCTTGCCCGGCTCCTGTCATTCCTGTCGCTTCTGTCTCTCCTATCAGCGAGTATTCCATTCGAACTACCACTAAAACTACTTGCACTACTACCACCGTCACTCACGACACTTGGCATAAGACGCGTCACATAATCCGTCCCAGAATTGCCGGTATCGGTACCGATCTTGCCTGTATGATGACGATTGCCGCTCAATGAATTACTATGGGCTATACTATGAGAATTATGGCCAGTGGCCGGATTGCTAGCTGCGTTGTTTCCGGATGAACCGGTGCTCGTTATGATTCCGTCCCGATGACCAACAGTTTGGTTGATCTCTTCACTGTCACTGGTTGGTGTCAAGCACGGTAGCTTCCCAGTGCTGTAGCTGCTGCTTCGTAGCACGTCACTGTTCGCTGTTCTTTCGGGCCGATAATCGCCACGACGATCACGTTGGTGCTGTCTCTGATCCCAACCATCAACCACACCACCGCTGTTACTACTATTGCCACCGTTAGCACTAGTACTACCAGCTCCAGAAACAACACTAACACTGTTATTACTATTACCACTACCAGCCGTCCTTCCGTTCTCTCCCGTGATCGACGATCCAGAATTTTGTTCTGACTTCTTATAATGGGATATCCGTGGTCTCTTCGTCGGCAGCCCATCATTTCCCTGATAATACCCTGGTCGCTTATTGTTCAACAAAGATGGAGGTGGTGCTGTGATTGCAGGCGGTGAACCTGGATGAGTGGAATTCGGCGATTGTCCGCTGCCTGCAATGAttgtatcatttatcattttatttattataggatCAACAGGAggaaaaactattatatatttatttgttaatttgttactttaataatatagttatcATTAGTTTTAAATGTTCAAGAATATCGATATAGCTGGTGAGAAAttcctaattattttttattaatatgaaaaatctcaaattcctcttattgataaaattcaatataaagtgAAATTCATAGAAATGAATCACTCACCACTTGATCCACCATCACTGGAACCAGGAGGTGTAAGATTTTGaggttttcttctttttaacatTGCCTTTTCCTGTTCGGTATAATAAGGCCAGTCTTCTTGCACATCATTCCAAACATATCTGTGCAAATGATACGTATTATCCCTCATAAAAGCTACTTGCTTTAAGATTGTCGTCATGATGTTACGCTCTCGTTCTTTTAAACCctctaaaaaatgaaatataaatcaaatgatttttttgaaatatcttataaatatattaaagttctttatatatatgtatatatatatctttaccTCTATTTATACGATCATACAGTTCAGGTTTTTTATATGGCCTTAAAGCAAGAAGATGAATAAGTCTTTCTCtgcaaacaaaataaataatttttattaattatttatagtatttattaactatttatcaataaatataatataactttcttTAACATTATTTCTCCCCATTAagtatcaataaaaatcaaaacaaaataaacatattatttttcactaatcataattttatcattacattatataatgattttctttttctaaattttttatatttaataaaaaaagcgataaaaagacaaataataaaaatttattttccaatatttcaaaattaattagccgaagaattatacaatttgtataattataattagttatacaaattagttatataataatgcaagTTACTCgacatttaatatctttatgtaatacaagcaaatatatatatatatattttgtaattaataacaaaaatgcaagatataaaaatattttaagtttgcTTATTCTGCCTGATTGGtatctaattttatcaaaagtgtgaacgataaaatattacatgttTTTCTGAACTTACTTTAATGGTCTGCGCATAATGTCAGGGATTTTTTTCTCCGGTTGGCTTCGAGCCGCTGCTGGATTAGCCGGTTTGTAAGAGGAAGACGACAGTCTAGCCTGACTTCCAGAAGTTGGAATGCTCGTTGATTCCCTATGTCTTGAATTTGATGATGATGGTATGGGTTTTCCAGTCGATTTTACCTTCACCTTACGACCAATGTCCGGCCCGTTTGGCTTGATAACTCTTGTGCTAATCGACATAGTTGTATTGTAGAagatgataaaagaataataataaaaaaaaaaaaacgcgacgGCAAAAACTCTTGTATTTCACAAAATGGAGAATACTGCGAATACGTCTGCACTCACTGACGAACTGAACGAAAGTGGTTTCCTGCCTAGAAATGACCAGGAAAAATCCCTACCTTATTTTCCCTAACTGCGACCCCAAGCGTCAGGGAAATATAAATGCTTgctaatattctaaaaatcgtATACCTGAGTTACTACCTGAGAGATTTTACGCAGAATGTTTCGccataaattgtttttccataatgatttatttaaatatttaaaatatgtcaaaaatatgaaaaagatgaGGAAAGGATAATGCTACAGCTTAGAAagcttatattatttgaaatttttaatattcatataatttttaaaattttcttaagaatacttataaatatgtttttcttaaattgttttttttttgtctttgaatttatatttcatttaactaataattaagaatgaaaaatgtttgaattatctattaatttttacaaatatttttaaagttttcttatttaattattgtctctattataaatctagtcttatctaatattataaaatatgcaaatattatatatttcattattatttgtaaaaatttaaaacgtaaaagattgaaaaaaaaaataatttctttcaataaatgaatgaattactatttttttaaaataatggcCAATATTTCTGATACTTTTACATTACTTTCCTATAATTTGCATGATTTAACAAGCTGAGAAAATGATTGATAGTACCTTACGACGTGAATGAACTAGTTCtcttctatattaaatattcataatagaaAGTGCTATATGTGAAACTATGCAAGTATATCAGTTGTTAGGCAAAAGAGAACGAAAATAATGATCATTACCGTCTACATTTTCTTATTCtgtcatttttcaatttaaaattactacaTGTCTTCGTTATTGacgattcttaaaatattttcttacataGATTAGACAGCAAAAAAATACACGATAcgtgtaagaaaaattttgtacgataatttatcatattaatacacctttaaatatttttgtacggcttgaaaaaattaactgattaatttaaaaaattaaattaaaaaaaattatcatattcaaTCCAcgagtttaaattataattttttttttaataaactaaacaatacttttcttttattctgcAATTATTctgcataattataaatttgcataatataaGGATTTTACGCtgagaaaacaaataatatatttccttaAGATCGTATCACAGAttagatatagaatatagagaTCTATCATCCGATGCATTTTTGTGTAACATATACTATGgaaactatatatatcataaacatTACATCTTTTGTTACTTGTGTCACGTGCGATATTATCgattcaaaatgaaatgaaacaatatCGCTATTGGGACAAaagcaataattaaatgtagcAATAGTCAATTGTCTTTTGATATAAGAgttataatcgatcgatctatTACGttgattcttaattttttaattataaatatcacaaatatagccgaaattaaattttaaaaattccaataataaaatagcttgtagaaaaagtttaaaatctttaaaacttctctctctttctcttttttctaatgCTAAAAAATTCGTTGTacactaaaaaattaattttgacttacaattaattaaaaaaatatattacttcttcattatttaaaaaaaaattcaatatcatatAAGCCTATTCTTacttatctaataaaattatttctatttttttatttctatctctaCTTTTCGatagtttaattaaatctaacaTGATTTATCGAGATTCTTGTTGAATTCTTTTTAGCAAATGTACTTTAATCcacagaaattttaaaagaaaagtaattaatcAATTCTCCTTTTTGATGCAAGCAGCTTTGATCAAAGCCCATTATCGCTTTTGTTATTACACACAATATTACGTAACGTAATGCTGCCCCGTCTAGATGATATTATCACTTGATGACTTATAGATGACGCGACTGGTACAATGTACTTCATAAAATAGTGCCAATGAAATTTCTAACTCTTATCGCATTCTccgtttctttcttatctATGTTCCTAATTTGGAATTTGCTGCTGTACTTGTTGTTATGTAATCTATttgcatgaatatattataatgcattTTGCAACGGCGACACCAAAGATTCTCGAATGAAGTTGCACTTGTGGGGCATTCTTAAACCTTGACCGTTATgctattaaacaaattaaccaACTTCTATTCATATTCATCCATTGATTTACAATCATACGataatctttctctctctcgttgttTAATCAAAACTATTTTGTTACGATAAAGATTTATTGAACattgacaaaatattatttattatttgtaaaaatttgttaaattaaatatgtacaaGTAAATGTATAAGTCTTTAATTACAActccaaaattaattttttgcctGTACACATCTGTGAATAAACATCAGGTAAGTAATAATTTGCAGGTAAACAAGTGGTTGACGTTCCAAATTGACCAAAGAGATCATAAatcttcataaatttataatgagtGACAAGTTGCAAGATTCCTTTGAATATGAGaaactttatttgaaatagagagattaaatattaaagagaaGATAATGTGGATAAGGAAAGGTATTAGAGAAAAACTTGGAAACTACGAAGACACGAAGACACGAACCTTTCGGTAGGTTCTTTTCAAGGAGTGACTTACCATTTGTTCTTATTATTCTCCTCGGCGACAGCCATGCGATGCCTGGTTGTCTCGTACACATCGTCGTTCGCCTGTATCCGCATTTTACACGGCAATGCGCCAAGACTCTCCAGGCTTCTGCACAGGAAAAATGGAACGCTATAAAGAGACCGATAAATCGCTAGAGCAGGTCGGCCAGGcgccattttttcttttttgccacGTCGATTCTGGcatcttgaaaatttagaGCACGTTTTAAGGGACGTAATATGGTTCGAGATTCGagtatttgaaattgattttattctctctggaggataatatattatttacgataAAATTCAGGAAACGAtgcgattatttttctcttctaatttaagcaattccttttttttttcttcaaaattagaaataactatatgaaaatgttatgaaatgaaagaaataatagtcCAATAAATAGTATTGTTGAACTATtcgttaaaattagaatatctaAGAAATATACCAGGAtgtaataataagttatttacTTAGGGCCTGTTTGCTGGATGCATTCGAAACCACCCTGAGGACCCTCAATGTCTTGATTGCCAGAAAGGCTAAACGTAAAGCCTGCTGATCCATGGCTGGATTGCGTAGATGGGAAGGACAATTGCTGGAATCAAAGTACGTCGGGTTATTCGTGTGCCTTCATCCTGATAATAAGGTCGCATTAAATTACGAAACAGCTTACGATCGTAGTACGTACTTGTATTATACACGACATGACCAaccatatatatgtacatattctCATATTCTCTATACACCAGTTACCTATATCTGCCAGGTATATAAAGCTAAAggtatataaaacatatgtaTCTCTAACTTgcctatctatctatctgttTATCTATCTGTCTGAGACATTAAGTAGGATCCGTAAGTAAGATCTAATGTTCCTCGAGGTAACATTTTATACGCACCGTCCTCTTGTCATTACTCGCATTACGCTCTTTGATGTAGTATCGCGTGTTATCTTTTATggatttttccttttgtttattaaaaaaagagagagagagaaaatcatCGCATCGAAAATCGAACATAAcctagaaatatatatataacgatatgtcaattctattaataattctcttctaattttataattcaatacacGAATATGAAGCAATTTCGAGAGattttccattgaaaaaaaaatctagttTTCTCATCATCTCGTTAAACGGACGGAACAGTGACATTTAAATTACTGACTCTTACGATTCAATTCCGGACATTGTTTGGTTATCTTTTAACGCGTTCTCGTGCGATCATAATTCCGCCGGATAACAAAGGCGCGCTCTGTCCGCCCGGGTTATCtatgcaatataatttcaagCTCATTCAACCTTGCAACGAGCACGCGTGCGGATGCATTTATTTCGACGGCGAAATTAATCCCGATAAACGACACGGAACGGCACGGAACGTAAACGAAATGGCCGAATAGAGTTTGGAGGATTAACTTGTGTATAATCTTACCTCGCTTCATCAATTACGATGAatcgttttcaaaaattggtaaatttctatttcatctaATCATcgatggataatttttatggATCGTTATAATTGTCGTCGATTACGAAAATAcgagtggaaagaaaaattagtgagaaaatatttttccttagcTCGAtgagaaatcttttttatttatatttaaaattgtacagaattaaaagaaataattttctttaagcgTAATCAAATTTGCTCGATTTTATATTGACAGGAAATAATCTGATTGATTGTAGGAAACAGCTTTGACTTTAAAAATGACTATTAGTCAAATGatcaaatatagatatatatgtttttcaaccgcaaatattttgtatttcataaaTGGTGTTTATAAAGTTGGAAAATAACGCGTAATATTGGTAATCAAtggtaattatattcatagaatTAACAAGTTTACTTTTGTATATGATTACCAATATCGTAAATCTAATTAGAAGCCACCGGGTAATGAATGTGTTAATAGATAGAATAGTATACATCAACAAATAAGATTGTATTTAacgtatacaattataattcttataattgtttaataaattatttatacatataataaatatatatatatatatatatatatatatatatatataaagaagaacaCATGTTATTTACCGTTGTGAGAGacagtaataaatattgaaatttttttttttttttctttcagtaattataatatattatttttttacaattcttgCCAACCACTTCCTTCAACAACGTGAATATTAGTctgtaaaaacttttttcctaTTATACAATCCTATAAAGCGAAGATTCCCATAAAAAATTCCATGCATGAATTATTAACTACAACTACTGTCTAGCTAGAAGATTTCCCATGTGTCACGAGGTCATCACGCACGCTCATCAATTAACAATTACGTGTACAGGGTTGATTGAATGTTTCATGGTAATGATCCTTGATTTTCGAGACATCGTGTAATATTGcgtgaaacgaaatattttcattctgatgatactgataaaaatgatcaaaaatattctgataaaaaaaaacatcaataatttatattttatattttatatattctgagATAATATTTTGTCAATTGCACGATGTGACTCGTGTAAGTAACGAACAACctgtatcgatataaaaataaatttctttcgtgCATTTCAGTTATAT
This window encodes:
- the LOC409928 gene encoding RNA polymerase II elongation factor Ell isoform X2 codes for the protein MAALVAGVQYGLSSHSNFHENKSLIFVKLTDSAQRAIEDFLRNRNKTSQNPTIQFLGNEGQLSFPSTQSSHGSAGFTFSLSGNQDIEGPQGGFECIQQTGPKSLESLGALPCKMRIQANDDVYETTRHRMAVAEENNKNKCTRVIKPNGPDIGRKVKVKSTGKPIPSSSNSRHRESTSIPTSGSQARLSSSSYKPANPAAARSQPEKKIPDIMRRPLKERLIHLLALRPYKKPELYDRINREGLKERERNIMTTILKQVAFMRDNTYHLHRYVWNDVQEDWPYYTEQEKAMLKRRKPQNLTPPGSSDGGSSGSGQSPNSTHPGSPPAITAPPPSLLNNKRPGYYQGNDGLPTKRPRISHYKKSEQNSGSSITGENGRTAGSGNSNNSVSVVSGAGSTSANGGNSSNSGGVVDGWDQRQHQRDRRGDYRPERTANSDVLRSSSYSTGKLPCLTPTSDSEEINQTVGHRDGIITSTGSSGNNAASNPATGHNSHSIAHSNSLSGNRHHTGKIGTDTGNSGTDYVTRLMPSVVSDGGSSASSFSGSSNGILADRRDRSDRNDRSRASERDRDSRKKSNGTGGNSYNDLTAPDYTATEDNTVSTSSCALELPESPKSSEYPDYLTYYTTISSSEQRRRYKAEFNADYEEYRRLHAQVANVSKRFTQLQERLKQEEASGNWEEYEEVRRQILHDYNETKRDPVHKEIKRRFHYLHEKLSHIKRLVLEYDTQNCGGGMTNSSNANGTNEIKEMDSLHY
- the LOC409928 gene encoding RNA polymerase II elongation factor Ell isoform X1, translating into MAALVAGVQYGLSSHSNFHENKSLIFVKLTDSAQRAIEDFLRNRNKTSQNPTIQFLGNEGQLSFPSTQSSHGSAGFTFSLSGNQDIEGPQGGFECIQQTGPNVPFFLCRSLESLGALPCKMRIQANDDVYETTRHRMAVAEENNKNKCTRVIKPNGPDIGRKVKVKSTGKPIPSSSNSRHRESTSIPTSGSQARLSSSSYKPANPAAARSQPEKKIPDIMRRPLKERLIHLLALRPYKKPELYDRINREGLKERERNIMTTILKQVAFMRDNTYHLHRYVWNDVQEDWPYYTEQEKAMLKRRKPQNLTPPGSSDGGSSGSGQSPNSTHPGSPPAITAPPPSLLNNKRPGYYQGNDGLPTKRPRISHYKKSEQNSGSSITGENGRTAGSGNSNNSVSVVSGAGSTSANGGNSSNSGGVVDGWDQRQHQRDRRGDYRPERTANSDVLRSSSYSTGKLPCLTPTSDSEEINQTVGHRDGIITSTGSSGNNAASNPATGHNSHSIAHSNSLSGNRHHTGKIGTDTGNSGTDYVTRLMPSVVSDGGSSASSFSGSSNGILADRRDRSDRNDRSRASERDRDSRKKSNGTGGNSYNDLTAPDYTATEDNTVSTSSCALELPESPKSSEYPDYLTYYTTISSSEQRRRYKAEFNADYEEYRRLHAQVANVSKRFTQLQERLKQEEASGNWEEYEEVRRQILHDYNETKRDPVHKEIKRRFHYLHEKLSHIKRLVLEYDTQNCGGGMTNSSNANGTNEIKEMDSLHY